The following are encoded in a window of Terriglobales bacterium genomic DNA:
- a CDS encoding DUF5666 domain-containing protein, which translates to MNRLVPALVLMLLPGVVMSQSSSSPAAAPPNSQPQAEQPAPTPADSATVENDPLLEVPPLPKSKVTLVGGTVRSIDQIRNRMTVEPFGGGKMKFLFDERTRIYRDGVETTQLAIKKGSRVYVDSQLDGPKIFARSIRVVTQNNPADADGQLLGFDTRKGQILMRDRLSSQPIRFSVNKDTKVMKENEQPGTPQDLKPGSLVSVQFAPERANRGVAQKVTILAVPGAAFRFGGSITYLDVKSSTMAIENETDGKNYEIAFDRATVEGRDDLAVGAKVNVVAVFQGDKYLARELTVTQAAAEKSEKAEKSDKDGEHDEDEKSQASEPK; encoded by the coding sequence ATGAACCGTCTTGTTCCAGCCCTAGTACTGATGTTGTTGCCGGGCGTAGTGATGTCCCAGAGTTCCTCCTCGCCGGCGGCAGCTCCCCCGAACTCGCAGCCGCAGGCCGAGCAGCCCGCCCCGACGCCGGCGGACAGCGCGACGGTCGAAAACGACCCGCTGCTGGAGGTCCCGCCACTGCCCAAGAGCAAGGTGACGCTGGTGGGGGGCACGGTCCGCAGCATCGACCAGATCCGCAACCGCATGACGGTCGAGCCGTTCGGCGGCGGCAAGATGAAGTTCCTGTTCGACGAGCGCACCAGGATCTACCGCGACGGCGTCGAGACCACGCAGCTCGCCATCAAGAAGGGCTCGCGCGTCTACGTCGACAGCCAGCTCGACGGGCCGAAGATCTTCGCGCGCAGCATCCGCGTGGTCACGCAGAACAACCCGGCAGACGCCGACGGCCAGCTCCTCGGCTTCGACACGCGCAAAGGGCAGATCCTGATGCGCGACCGGCTCTCCTCGCAGCCCATCCGCTTCAGCGTCAACAAAGACACCAAGGTCATGAAGGAGAACGAGCAGCCCGGCACGCCGCAGGACCTGAAGCCGGGGTCGCTCGTCAGCGTGCAGTTCGCCCCCGAGCGCGCCAACCGCGGCGTCGCGCAGAAGGTCACGATCCTGGCGGTGCCTGGCGCGGCCTTTCGCTTCGGCGGCTCCATCACCTACCTGGACGTGAAGTCTTCGACCATGGCGATCGAGAACGAGACGGACGGGAAGAATTACGAGATCGCCTTCGACCGCGCCACGGTCGAGGGCCGCGACGACCTCGCCGTGGGCGCGAAGGTCAACGTGGTCGCCGTCTTCCAGGGCGACAAGTACCTGGCCCGCGAGCTCACCGTGACGCAAGCCGCGGCCGAGAAGTCCGAGAAGGCGGAAAAGTCGGACAAGGACGGAGAGCACGACGAAGACGAGAAGAGCCAGGCCAGCGAGCCGAAGTAG
- the thiD gene encoding bifunctional hydroxymethylpyrimidine kinase/phosphomethylpyrimidine kinase, whose amino-acid sequence MPPSPPIVLTIAGFDPSSGAGTTADIKTIAAHGCYGVGCVTALTVQSTQGVRRSEAVSGKLIRETLKELAADFNFAAVRIGMLGSSDGVAAVVDFLKGSKIPNVVLDPVITSSSGEPLLDGKGVEKMRKELLPLATIITPNIDEAGALAGMAVTNVEQMRAAAAALHKLGAKNVVVTGGHLDKPVDVLSVGGKVHEFASDRQRSTSTHGTGCAFATALACHLALGRDLDDAVVLSKAYVSSAIARAAKIGKGAGPVNHLFRMDDQPRPAQDALEKIH is encoded by the coding sequence ATGCCTCCAAGCCCGCCAATCGTGCTGACCATCGCCGGCTTCGACCCGTCTTCGGGCGCCGGCACCACCGCCGACATCAAGACCATCGCCGCCCACGGCTGCTACGGGGTGGGCTGCGTGACCGCGTTGACCGTCCAGTCGACGCAAGGCGTGCGTCGCTCGGAGGCGGTCTCGGGCAAGCTGATCCGCGAGACGCTGAAGGAGCTGGCGGCCGACTTCAATTTCGCCGCGGTGCGCATCGGCATGCTGGGCTCGAGCGACGGCGTAGCCGCGGTCGTGGATTTCCTGAAGGGCAGCAAGATCCCCAACGTGGTGCTCGACCCGGTGATCACCTCGTCTTCCGGCGAGCCGCTGCTCGACGGCAAGGGCGTGGAGAAGATGCGGAAGGAGCTGCTGCCGCTCGCGACCATCATCACGCCGAACATCGACGAAGCCGGCGCGCTGGCCGGCATGGCGGTGACCAACGTCGAGCAGATGCGGGCCGCGGCCGCGGCCCTGCACAAACTCGGGGCGAAGAACGTGGTGGTGACCGGCGGCCACCTCGACAAGCCGGTGGATGTGCTCAGCGTGGGCGGCAAGGTGCACGAGTTCGCCTCCGACCGGCAGCGCTCGACCTCGACGCACGGCACGGGGTGCGCCTTCGCGACCGCGCTGGCGTGCCATCTCGCGCTGGGCCGCGACCTCGACGACGCTGTCGTGCTTTCGAAGGCGTACGTTTCCAGCGCCATCGCGCGCGCGGCGAAGATCGGCAAGGGCGCCGGGCCGGTGAACCACTTGTTCCGGATGGACGACCAGCCACGGCCGGCGCAGGATGCGCTGGAGAAGATCCACTAG
- a CDS encoding septal ring lytic transglycosylase RlpA family protein, giving the protein MRRGLATILATVCLAANLMAGPVTTGSSSKEVTSKPYQVGRASWYGKQFHGRSTASGEPYDMFQFTAAHRQLPLGTWVRVTNLRNGRSITVRVNDRGPYVGNRIIDLSYGAAQMLDLRARGTEKVRLDIVNGEEVARNVGAR; this is encoded by the coding sequence ATGCGACGAGGACTAGCCACCATCCTGGCGACTGTGTGTCTGGCCGCCAACCTGATGGCGGGACCCGTTACAACCGGCTCCAGCTCTAAGGAAGTCACCTCCAAGCCGTACCAAGTCGGGCGGGCCTCATGGTACGGAAAGCAGTTCCACGGCAGATCCACTGCCAGCGGCGAGCCTTACGACATGTTTCAGTTCACCGCCGCCCACCGCCAACTTCCTCTAGGGACATGGGTTAGGGTCACGAACCTGCGGAATGGCCGGTCCATCACGGTACGCGTCAACGACCGGGGGCCATACGTCGGCAACCGCATCATCGACCTGTCTTACGGCGCGGCCCAGATGCTCGACCTCAGGGCGCGCGGCACCGAGAAGGTCCGGCTCGATATCGTCAACGGCGAGGAAGTGGCCCGGAACGTAGGAGCCCGATAG
- the pyrF gene encoding orotidine-5'-phosphate decarboxylase: protein MAEQHRASQKPPETGAFFLPATPADRLIVALDVSSVAEAQRIVGAVGPSAATFKVGKQLFVAEGPRAVRDLVASGRKVFLDLKFHDIPNTVAGAVKAAAELGASMVTVHASGGAKMLKAAAEAAATAPNPPLVLAVTVLTSMGQQDLEEVGVAGRPLDQVLRLASLARIAGCTGIVASPEEVGEIRRQLGKGLVIVTPGVRPEGTAKGDQKRVATPAEAIHAGANYLVVGRPITKAPDIGKAAKAVLDEIAAAK, encoded by the coding sequence ATGGCCGAACAGCACAGAGCCAGCCAGAAGCCCCCGGAAACGGGGGCTTTCTTCTTGCCCGCCACCCCGGCAGACCGCCTGATCGTCGCCCTCGACGTCTCGTCGGTCGCTGAGGCCCAGCGCATCGTCGGGGCCGTGGGACCAAGCGCTGCGACCTTCAAGGTCGGCAAGCAGCTCTTCGTGGCGGAGGGGCCGCGGGCGGTCCGGGACCTGGTGGCTTCCGGCCGCAAGGTCTTCCTCGACCTCAAGTTCCACGACATCCCGAACACGGTCGCCGGGGCCGTAAAGGCCGCAGCGGAGCTCGGCGCCTCGATGGTGACCGTCCATGCCTCCGGCGGGGCGAAGATGCTCAAGGCGGCCGCAGAGGCCGCTGCCACGGCCCCTAATCCGCCGCTGGTGCTCGCCGTGACCGTCCTGACCAGCATGGGCCAGCAGGACCTCGAGGAGGTCGGCGTGGCGGGCCGCCCCCTCGACCAGGTGCTGCGGCTGGCTTCCCTGGCCCGCATCGCCGGCTGTACCGGGATCGTCGCCTCGCCCGAGGAAGTCGGCGAGATTCGCCGCCAGCTCGGCAAGGGCTTGGTTATCGTCACGCCGGGGGTGCGCCCGGAGGGCACCGCCAAGGGCGACCAGAAGCGCGTGGCCACGCCGGCAGAGGCTATCCATGCCGGGGCGAATTATCTGGTGGTCGGCCGACCCATCACCAAGGCGCCCGACATAGGCAAGGCCGCCAAGGCCGTGCTCGACGAGATCGCAGCGGCAAAGTAA
- a CDS encoding acyl-CoA dehydrogenase family protein, which translates to MAFKFKGVDFIEFDSLLSDDERLVRDNTRQFIEDNLIPIIEQCNREGRFPKELIKPFGEMGFYGASLKGYGCAGMSNVEYGLVMQELERGDSGVRSFVSVQSALCMYPIYEFGSEEQKQKYLPGMATGEILGCFGLTEPQFGSNPGGMLTTAKKDGDGYILNGEKMWITSGTIADIAIIWAKVKDEDNKIRGFIVDCKTPGFSAFDVHGKWSLRASVTSGLSMQDVKVPASALLPKSGGLKSPLMCLNQARYGIAWGGIGAAMSCYDTALQYSKERKQFRNQPIASHQLVQEKLAWMINEITKGQLLVLQVGRLKDAGKSQHYHISMAKRNNIWMALECARMARDILGANGIADDYPIMRHMMNLESVKTYEGTHDIHTLIIGAQVTGIDAF; encoded by the coding sequence ATGGCATTCAAGTTCAAGGGAGTGGACTTCATCGAGTTCGATTCCCTGCTCTCCGACGACGAGCGCCTCGTCCGCGACAACACCCGGCAGTTCATCGAAGACAACCTCATCCCCATCATCGAGCAGTGCAACCGCGAAGGCCGCTTCCCCAAGGAACTCATCAAGCCGTTCGGAGAGATGGGCTTTTACGGCGCGTCGCTCAAGGGCTACGGCTGCGCCGGCATGTCGAACGTGGAATATGGCCTCGTCATGCAGGAGCTGGAGCGCGGCGACAGCGGCGTGCGCAGCTTCGTGAGCGTGCAATCCGCGCTCTGCATGTATCCCATTTACGAGTTCGGGTCCGAAGAGCAGAAGCAGAAGTATCTGCCCGGCATGGCGACCGGCGAGATCCTCGGCTGCTTCGGCCTGACCGAGCCGCAGTTCGGCTCCAACCCCGGCGGCATGCTCACGACCGCCAAGAAAGACGGCGACGGCTACATCCTCAACGGCGAGAAGATGTGGATCACCTCCGGCACCATCGCCGACATCGCCATCATCTGGGCCAAGGTGAAGGACGAGGACAACAAGATCCGCGGCTTCATCGTCGATTGCAAGACGCCCGGCTTCAGCGCGTTCGACGTCCACGGTAAGTGGTCGCTGCGCGCCTCCGTCACCTCGGGGCTCTCCATGCAGGACGTGAAGGTCCCCGCGTCGGCCCTGCTGCCGAAGTCCGGCGGGCTGAAGTCGCCGCTGATGTGCCTGAACCAGGCCCGCTACGGCATCGCGTGGGGCGGCATCGGCGCGGCCATGAGCTGCTACGACACCGCGCTCCAGTACTCCAAGGAGCGCAAGCAGTTCCGCAACCAGCCCATCGCATCTCACCAGCTCGTGCAGGAAAAGCTCGCCTGGATGATCAACGAGATCACCAAGGGGCAGCTGCTGGTGCTGCAGGTCGGCCGCCTGAAAGACGCCGGCAAGTCCCAGCACTACCACATCTCCATGGCCAAGCGGAACAACATCTGGATGGCGCTGGAGTGCGCCCGCATGGCGCGCGACATCCTGGGCGCCAACGGCATCGCCGACGACTACCCCATCATGCGCCACATGATGAACCTGGAGTCGGTGAAGACCTATGAAGGCACGCACGACATCCATACTTTGATCATCGGCGCCCAGGTCACGGGCATCGACGCGTTCTAG
- the glpX gene encoding class II fructose-bisphosphatase: MATATDVKDKKTFSQNLEFELALEFVRVVEDAAIASAHMMGQGDRKGADHVATEAMRRTMDSVPMRGTIVIGEGERDEAPMLYIGEKVGAGWKDGAGFPEVDIAVDPLEGTNLCATGSPNAITVLAASEKGGLLHAPDCYMEKLVVGPSCKDCVSLDAPVKDNLAAIAKRLDRSVQDLVVMVLDRPRHEKLIKDIRAVGARIKLITDGDLSAGIAAAVIGSGVHAVMGSGGAPEGVITAAAMRCLNGEIFARLVIDKPELEERIAKMGIQDKNKIYTSKDLAPGKHIIFAATGVTEGALMKGVRFFGEGTRTSSLIMTLATGKVRFVDSIHLAKRPDVKVRFS, from the coding sequence ATGGCAACGGCCACCGACGTGAAGGACAAGAAGACTTTCTCGCAGAACCTGGAGTTCGAGCTCGCGCTCGAGTTCGTGCGCGTGGTGGAAGATGCCGCCATCGCGTCGGCACACATGATGGGCCAGGGCGACCGCAAGGGCGCCGACCACGTGGCCACCGAAGCGATGCGGCGCACCATGGACTCGGTCCCGATGCGCGGCACCATCGTCATCGGCGAGGGCGAGCGCGACGAGGCGCCGATGCTCTACATCGGCGAGAAGGTCGGCGCGGGCTGGAAGGATGGCGCCGGCTTCCCCGAGGTCGATATCGCCGTCGACCCGCTCGAAGGCACCAATCTCTGCGCCACCGGCTCGCCGAACGCCATCACCGTGCTCGCGGCCTCCGAAAAAGGCGGGCTGCTGCACGCGCCCGACTGCTACATGGAGAAGCTCGTGGTCGGCCCGTCCTGCAAGGACTGCGTCTCGCTCGACGCGCCGGTGAAGGACAACCTCGCCGCCATCGCCAAGCGGCTCGACCGCAGCGTGCAGGATCTGGTCGTCATGGTGCTCGACCGCCCTCGCCACGAAAAGCTCATCAAGGACATTCGCGCCGTCGGCGCGCGCATCAAGCTCATCACCGACGGGGACCTCTCGGCCGGCATTGCCGCGGCAGTCATCGGCTCGGGCGTGCACGCCGTCATGGGCTCGGGCGGCGCTCCCGAAGGCGTCATCACCGCCGCCGCCATGCGCTGCCTCAACGGCGAGATCTTCGCCCGCCTCGTCATCGACAAGCCGGAACTCGAAGAGCGCATCGCCAAGATGGGCATCCAGGACAAGAACAAGATCTACACGTCCAAGGACCTGGCGCCCGGCAAACACATCATCTTCGCCGCCACCGGCGTCACCGAAGGCGCGCTGATGAAGGGCGTCCGCTTCTTCGGCGAGGGCACCCGCACTTCGTCGCTCATCATGACGCTCGCCACCGGCAAGGTGCGGTTCGTCGATTCCATCCACCTGGCTAAGCGGCCGGACGTGAAGGTGCGCTTCTCGTAG
- a CDS encoding N(4)-(beta-N-acetylglucosaminyl)-L-asparaginase — MTITRRDFLATTAMTSVSLALEAQQPGAKAAAPQPTGKRPVILCKTTGNQSIDGAYTMLQRGGDTLDAALFVCKAQEDDPNDDSVGLGGLPNEEGVVELDSCCMHGPTRRAGSVGGVRNIKNVCLLAKAVMERTGHVMLVAEGAERFAVAQGFPRENLLTDKSRRIWLLWKETMSDQDWWGPGLASPAWQYPADAPKTAADFWDRKLDHMREVATRLGIPEAEQPDAIYKVLHPQTGTIHVSVVNEKGEMSGATTTSGLSWKIPGRLGDSPIIGAGCYTDQEVGSAGATGSGEENIKVAGAHSIVENMRKGMSPKDAGLEVMARIARNYNNDWTKLRFIDMVYYILRKDGAYAGVSFWSHSSAGDHRKFAVHDGNRRIEETVAFKEGSGIDWPPIPKLPKG; from the coding sequence ATGACGATCACCCGCCGCGATTTCCTCGCCACTACCGCCATGACGTCGGTCTCGCTCGCGCTCGAGGCGCAGCAGCCCGGCGCGAAGGCGGCGGCGCCGCAGCCGACCGGCAAGCGCCCGGTCATCCTCTGCAAGACGACCGGGAACCAGTCGATCGACGGCGCGTACACGATGTTGCAGCGCGGCGGCGACACGCTCGACGCGGCGCTGTTCGTCTGCAAGGCGCAGGAAGACGACCCCAACGACGATTCCGTCGGCCTCGGCGGGCTGCCGAACGAGGAAGGCGTGGTGGAGTTGGATTCGTGCTGCATGCATGGCCCGACGCGGCGCGCGGGCTCGGTCGGCGGCGTGCGCAACATCAAGAACGTGTGCCTGCTGGCCAAGGCAGTGATGGAGCGTACCGGCCACGTGATGCTGGTCGCCGAGGGGGCGGAGCGGTTCGCGGTGGCGCAGGGCTTCCCGCGCGAGAACCTGCTGACCGACAAGTCGCGCCGCATCTGGCTGCTGTGGAAAGAGACGATGTCGGACCAGGATTGGTGGGGACCCGGTCTCGCTTCGCCGGCGTGGCAATACCCAGCGGACGCACCCAAGACCGCGGCCGACTTCTGGGACCGCAAGCTCGACCACATGCGCGAGGTCGCCACGCGGCTGGGCATCCCGGAAGCAGAGCAGCCCGACGCGATCTACAAGGTGCTGCATCCGCAGACCGGGACCATCCATGTTTCGGTGGTGAACGAGAAGGGCGAGATGTCGGGCGCGACCACCACCAGCGGCCTGTCGTGGAAGATCCCTGGACGTCTTGGCGACTCGCCCATCATCGGCGCGGGCTGCTACACGGACCAGGAGGTCGGCTCGGCGGGCGCGACGGGCTCGGGCGAGGAGAACATCAAGGTCGCGGGCGCGCACTCCATCGTGGAAAACATGCGCAAGGGGATGTCGCCGAAGGACGCGGGCCTGGAAGTGATGGCGCGCATCGCGCGCAATTACAACAACGACTGGACCAAGCTGCGCTTCATCGACATGGTGTATTACATCCTGCGGAAAGACGGCGCCTACGCGGGCGTGTCGTTCTGGAGCCACTCATCGGCGGGGGACCATCGCAAGTTTGCGGTGCACGACGGCAACCGGCGCATCGAGGAGACGGTGGCATTCAAAGAGGGCAGCGGCATTGATTGGCCGCCGATCCCGAAACTGCCGAAGGGATAG